The following proteins are encoded in a genomic region of Methanobacterium sp.:
- a CDS encoding metal-dependent hydrolase, which translates to MRFYTHIAGALLLYVTFAYLTDYSNLFFGIFFACWFSVFPDLMDKLTGKHRGYGHSIFWLVPFTLVGFLNLGIASAMIIGFISHIFLDVLTTHGCPLLYPLRTKDFVCFNKKRRIKTGTNQEKSALTFILFLVIPFLILALFTDIGYWNNPPEQSLAFASPSNAISDPLNSNAVKNNFNLNFEVDDDTNKNITVKKVDENTTTISITDV; encoded by the coding sequence ATGAGATTTTACACACACATTGCCGGTGCACTCTTATTATACGTAACATTTGCCTATTTAACCGATTATAGCAACCTGTTTTTTGGAATTTTTTTTGCCTGCTGGTTTTCAGTCTTTCCGGATTTAATGGACAAATTAACTGGAAAACATAGGGGTTATGGTCATTCAATTTTCTGGCTGGTTCCCTTCACATTGGTGGGATTTTTGAATTTAGGAATAGCATCTGCTATGATAATTGGATTCATATCCCATATCTTCCTGGATGTCTTAACCACCCATGGGTGTCCCTTACTATATCCACTTCGAACTAAGGATTTTGTCTGTTTTAATAAAAAACGCAGAATTAAAACAGGCACGAACCAAGAAAAATCAGCCTTAACCTTCATATTATTTCTAGTAATTCCCTTCCTAATCCTGGCCTTATTTACTGATATTGGTTATTGGAACAATCCCCCTGAACAAAGTCTAGCATTTGCATCCCCATCTAACGCAATTAGTGATCCTCTCAATAGTAATGCTGTTAAAAATAATTTCAATCTCAACTTTGAGGTAGATGATGATACTAATAAAAATATCACCGTTAAAAAGGTAGATGAGAATACAACCACCATATCCATCACTGATGTTTGA